From the Deltaproteobacteria bacterium HGW-Deltaproteobacteria-18 genome, the window ACAAGGTGGCGACCGCCGTGCGCCTGCGCGTTCACCTGGACGCGATTCGAGGACTTGACGAAGACGGGATGGCCCGCCTCGAAGCCCTGGCCGGAAAGCGTGTCACCGTGGACAGGGAGTTGGTCATCAGGGCCGAGTCCCATCGTACCCAGGAGGCCAACCGCAAGGCAGCCCTGGAGCGTCTGGCGCATCTGGTGGCCCAGGCTGCCGTGCGCCCCAAACCCCGCCGGGCCACCAGACCCACCAAGGCTTCCAAGGAGAGACGTCTGGCGTCCAAGGCCAGGCAGTCACGCCTCAAGAATCTGCGCCGGAGCGCAGAGGACTAGCCTTTTTTCCTTCGACATTCCCTCCTCTCCTGCAACGCAGGTTTTCCGCCCCGAGCCTGGCCTGGACATACAGCCCAAGGGCCCGGACAGCCCGGTCAGCATCCCTGAAGACAGGCATGCCCCGTTCGCGCAGCATGGCCGCGAAGGGGTTGTACATCTCCCCGCCGTCGACCACGGCCACGATGGGCTTGGCGCTGTGACGAGCAATGGCGCCGATGCGTTCTGCGATGTTCTGGCTGGCGTCCATGTCCAGGGAGGACAGGGACGGCGTGAGCGGGATCATGCCGATGACGGCCAGGTCCACTCCCGGATCCGCCGCCAGCGCGTCCACGACCTCCGTGAATAGTGCGTCGGTAGCCGCCGGGTTCATGTCCAGCGGATTCTTGACCTCGACCAGCCTGTCGAGTCCGCAGGCCTCCAGGGCCTTGGAGATGCGCT encodes:
- a CDS encoding aminoacyl-tRNA hydrolase; this translates as MFITPRVHIEDEDIRLEFIRSSGPGGQNVNKVATAVRLRVHLDAIRGLDEDGMARLEALAGKRVTVDRELVIRAESHRTQEANRKAALERLAHLVAQAAVRPKPRRATRPTKASKERRLASKARQSRLKNLRRSAED